The Acanthochromis polyacanthus isolate Apoly-LR-REF ecotype Palm Island chromosome 2, KAUST_Apoly_ChrSc, whole genome shotgun sequence genome contains a region encoding:
- the LOC110961238 gene encoding uncharacterized protein LOC110961238 isoform X7, which yields MELKSRDMLSFLLLLLGHTVAAIALPDLNLECTNDFIDRMFCQLERPNCSEYNLTVQSNSEDDDKKHCAFQQCDSRQCCCSVNLTLIYGENHTATVWKGSNTESKIISVAQSIKPKAPEIVSVDASNGKIKWKTHYEGQRPFRDSLTTEVIYDEKNSTENITKFFKAPACDGLDCYQIPRGLLKPNTAYMVRVRTFTNWSGMFSDSSREWEFKTSVVSTSQNSPLLLIIISLSVAAVILTAAIYGCYVRVKTKWWDTFAEYPDPDLLNFNKQEPFQVLKPEPPIISSVSAEPLISDDSESWSKIPQTDTSSGSFQPSSGINTGSSCLSYAITERDDIISCVKEALCGDIPGISLISPTITSPLADLNKDSGLISSPISPCGADGNSSGLSCFDNKTYSIIIPPQIMADSSAVQKQDEIPCDSGYHPLCSISSGINTTTSCDVLSRAEARNQGSDKAVRGLTNGKSEEASICVKNPFTCVPAESHSFLAVDDDYQAFPNLVGQPDALFSRQRTTEQEESLTDIPKILSSTVAPGFKNNGQSGQHLSELQTPFLSLMSAGQSVPVMTDSSYQCV from the exons ATGGAGTTAAAAAG CCGCGACATGTTgtctttcctcctccttctgctcGGACACACTGTGGCTGCGATCGCTCTGCCTG ACTTAAATCTTGAGTGTACCAACGACTTTATCGATCGGATGTTTTGCCAACTGGAGCGACCAAACTGCTCTGAATACAATCTGACTGTACAGAGTAACAGCGAGGATGA TGATAAGAAACATTGCGCTTTCCAGCAGTGTGACAGCCGACAGTGTTGCTGCTCTGTTAATCTGACGCTGATCTATGGGGAGAATCACACAGCAACAGTCTGGAAAGGAAGCAACACGGAGTCGAAAATCATCAGTGTCGCACAGAGCA TTAAGCCCAAAGCTCCAGAAATTGTGTCAGTGGATGCATCAAATGGGAAAATCAAGTGGAAGACACACTATGAGGGTCAGAGACCCTTCAGAGACAGTCTGACTACTGAAGTGATTTACGAcgaaaaaaacagcacagaaaat ATAACAAAATTTTTCAAAGCACCTGCTTGTGATGGACTGGATTGCTATCAAATACCTCGTGGGCTCCTGAAACCAAATACAGCATATATGGTCAGAGTGAGAACCTTCACAAACTGGAGTGGCATGTtcagtgacagcagcagagagtgGGAATTCAAAACCAGTGTTGTCTCTA CTTCCCAGAACTCCCCGCTCTTGCTCATCATCATCTCCCTCAGTGTCGCTGCAGTCATCCTCACTGCTGCTATATATGGCTGTTATGTAAG GGTGAAAACCAAATGGTGGGACACATTTGCAGAATATCCAGATCCAGACCTTCTTAATTTTAACAAGCAAGAG CCGTTTCAGGTCTTGAAGCCGGAGCCTCCCATCATCTCCTCCGTCTCCGCTGAGCCTCTTATTTCAGACGACAGCGAGTCGTG GTCGAAGATTCCACAGACAGACACCAGCAGTGGGAGCTTTCAACCAAGCAGTGGAATCAACACAGGGTCCTCATGTCTCAGTTATGCTATCACAGAACGTGATGACATCATATCCTGTGTTAAGGAAGCCCTTTGCGGAGACATCCCCGGTATCAGCCTCATATCACCGACGATCACCAGTCCACTTGCAGACTTAAACAAAGACAGTGGTTTAATCTCCTCTCCTATTAGCCCATGTGGTGCTGACGGCAATAGTTCTGGGTTATCTTGCTTTGACAATAAAACCTATTCCATCATCATTCCACCTCAGATTATGGCGGACAGCTCTGCTGTCCAGAAGCAGGATGAAATACCTTGTGACTCTGGATACCATCCTTTGTGCTCCATCTCTAGTGGCATCAACACAACCACCTCTTGTGATGTTCTGTCCAGAGCTGAGGCTAGAAACCAGGGCTCTGATAAGGCGGTCAGGGGTCTGACAAATGGCAAGAGTGAAGAGGCCTCAATATGTGTCAAAAATCCCTTCACCTGTGTGCCGGCAGAATCACACAGTTTTCTTGCAGTGGATGATGACTACCAGGCATTTCCAAATCTCGTGGGGCAGCCTGATGCTTTGTTTTCCAGGCAAAGAACCACTGAGCAGGAAGAGTCACTCACTGACATCCCAAAAATCTTGTCAAGCACCGTTGCACCAGGTTTCAAGAACAATGGCCAGAGTGGCCAACATCTCTCTGAGCTCCAAACACCTTTTCTCTCCCTGATGTCTGCTGGACAGTCTGTGCCCGTAATGACAGACAGCAGCTATCAGTGTGTGTAA
- the LOC110961238 gene encoding uncharacterized protein LOC110961238 isoform X4, whose amino-acid sequence MELKSRDMLSFLLLLLGHTVAAVALPDLNLECTNDFIDRMFCQLERPNCSEYNLTVQSNSDDDDKEHCAFQQCDSRQCCCSVKLMLIYGESHTATVWKGGHILESKIISVAQSIKPKAPEIVSVDESNGNVEVMWKTDYEGVFTESLTAEVTYYEKDSTEKRPETVRTATRNGLDFYQIPRGLLKPNTAYMVRVRTFTNWSDMFSDSSREWEFKTSAVSTSQNSPLLLIIISLSVAAVILTAAIYGCYVRVKTKWWDTFAEYPDPDLLNFNKQEPFQVLKPEPPIISSVSAEPLISDDSESWSKIPQTDTSSGSFQPSSGINTGSSCLSYAITERDDIISCVKEALCGDIPGISLISPTITSPLADLNKDSGLISSPISPCGADGNSSGLSCFDNKTYSIIIPPQIMADSSAVQKQDEIPCDSGYHPLCSISSGINTTTSCDVLSRAEARNQGSDKAVRGLTNGKSEEASICVKNPFTCVPAESHSFLAVDDDYQAFPNLVGQPDALFSRQRTTEQEESLTDIPKILSSTVAPGFKNNGQSGQHLSELQTPFLSLMSAGQSVPVMTDSSYQCV is encoded by the exons ATGGAGTTAAAAAG CCGCGACATGTTgtctttcctcctccttctgctcGGACACACTGTGGCTGCGGTCGCTCTGCCTG ACTTAAATCTTGAGTGTACCAACGACTTTATCGATCGGATGTTTTGCCAACTGGAGCGACCAAACTGCTCTGAATACAATCTGACTGTACAGAGTAACAGCGACGATGA TGATAAGGAACATTGCGCTTTCCAGCAGTGTGACAGCCGACAGTGTTGCTGCTCTGTTAAACTCATGCTTATCTATGGGGAGAGTCACACAGCAACAGTCTGGAAAGGAGGCCACATCTTGGAGTCGAAAATCATCAGTGTCGCACAGAGCA TTAAGCCCAAAGCTCCAGAAATTGTCTCAGTGGATGAATCAAATGGGAATGTTGAGGTCATGTGGAAGACAGACTATGAGGGCGTGTTCACAGAGAGTCTGACTGCTGAAGTGACATACTATGAAAAAGACAGCACAGAAAAG AGACCAGAAACTGTCAGAACAGCGACTCGCAATGGACTGGATTTCTATCAAATACCTCGTGGGCTCCTGAAACCAAATACAGCATATATGGTCAGAGTGAGAACCTTCACAAACTGGAGTGACATGTtcagtgacagcagcagagagtgGGAATTCAAAACTAGTGCTGTCTCTA CTTCCCAGAACTCCCCGCTCTTGCTCATCATCATCTCCCTCAGTGTCGCTGCAGTCATCCTCACTGCTGCTATATATGGCTGTTATGTAAG GGTGAAAACCAAATGGTGGGACACATTTGCAGAATATCCAGATCCAGACCTTCTTAATTTTAACAAGCAAGAG CCGTTTCAGGTCTTGAAGCCGGAGCCTCCCATCATCTCCTCCGTCTCCGCTGAGCCTCTTATTTCAGACGACAGCGAGTCGTG GTCGAAGATTCCACAGACAGACACCAGCAGTGGGAGCTTTCAACCAAGCAGTGGAATCAACACAGGGTCCTCATGTCTCAGTTATGCTATCACAGAACGTGATGACATCATATCCTGTGTTAAGGAAGCCCTTTGCGGAGACATCCCCGGTATCAGCCTCATATCACCGACGATCACCAGTCCACTTGCAGACTTAAACAAAGACAGTGGTTTAATCTCCTCTCCTATTAGCCCATGTGGTGCTGACGGCAATAGTTCTGGGTTATCTTGCTTTGACAATAAAACCTATTCCATCATCATTCCACCTCAGATTATGGCGGACAGCTCTGCTGTCCAGAAGCAGGATGAAATACCTTGTGACTCTGGATACCATCCTTTGTGCTCCATCTCTAGTGGCATCAACACAACCACCTCTTGTGATGTTCTGTCCAGAGCTGAGGCTAGAAACCAGGGCTCTGATAAGGCGGTCAGGGGTCTGACAAATGGCAAGAGTGAAGAGGCCTCAATATGTGTCAAAAATCCCTTCACCTGTGTGCCGGCAGAATCACACAGTTTTCTTGCAGTGGATGATGACTACCAGGCATTTCCAAATCTCGTGGGGCAGCCTGATGCTTTGTTTTCCAGGCAAAGAACCACTGAGCAGGAAGAGTCACTCACTGACATCCCAAAAATCTTGTCAAGCACCGTTGCACCAGGTTTCAAGAACAATGGCCAGAGTGGCCAACATCTCTCTGAGCTCCAAACACCTTTTCTCTCCCTGATGTCTGCTGGACAGTCTGTGCCCGTAATGACAGACAGCAGCTATCAGTGTGTGTAA
- the LOC110961238 gene encoding uncharacterized protein LOC110961238 isoform X9 — protein sequence MELKSRDMLSFLLLLLGHTVAAVALPDLNLECTNDFIDRMFCQLERPNCSEYNLTVQSNSDDDDKEHCAFQQCDSRQCCCSVKLMLIYGESHTATVWKGGHILESKIISVAQSIKPKAPEIVSVDESNGNVEVMWKTDYEGVFTESLTAEVTYYEKDSTEKRPETVRTATRNGLDFYQIPRGLLKPNTAYMVRVRTFTNWSDMFSDSSREWEFKTSAVSTSRNSLLLAIIISLSVAAVILTAAIYGCYVRVKTKWWDTFVEYPDPDLLNFNKQEVFQFLKPEPPIISSVSVEPLISDDSESWLVWLC from the exons ATGGAGTTAAAAAG CCGCGACATGTTgtctttcctcctccttctgctcGGACACACTGTGGCTGCGGTCGCTCTGCCTG ACTTAAATCTTGAGTGTACCAACGACTTTATCGATCGGATGTTTTGCCAACTGGAGCGACCAAACTGCTCTGAATACAATCTGACTGTACAGAGTAACAGCGACGATGA TGATAAGGAACATTGCGCTTTCCAGCAGTGTGACAGCCGACAGTGTTGCTGCTCTGTTAAACTCATGCTTATCTATGGGGAGAGTCACACAGCAACAGTCTGGAAAGGAGGCCACATCTTGGAGTCGAAAATCATCAGTGTCGCACAGAGCA TTAAGCCCAAAGCTCCAGAAATTGTCTCAGTGGATGAATCAAATGGGAATGTTGAGGTCATGTGGAAGACAGACTATGAGGGCGTGTTCACAGAGAGTCTGACTGCTGAAGTGACATACTATGAAAAAGACAGCACAGAAAAG AGACCAGAAACTGTCAGAACAGCGACTCGCAATGGACTGGATTTCTATCAAATACCTCGTGGGCTCCTGAAACCAAATACAGCATATATGGTCAGAGTGAGAACCTTCACAAACTGGAGTGACATGTtcagtgacagcagcagagagtgGGAATTCAAAACTAGTGCTGTCTCTA CTTCCCGGAATTCTCTGCTCTTGGCCATCATCATCTCCCTCAGTGTCGCTGCAGTCATCCTCACTGCTGCTATATATGGCTGTTATGTAAG GGTGAAAACCAAATGGTGGGACACATTTGTAGAATATCCAGATCCAGACCTTCTTAATTTTAACAAGCAAGAG GTGTTTCAGTTCTTGAAGCCGGAGCCTCCCATCATCTCCTCCGTCTCCGTTGAGCCTCTTATTTCAGACGACAGCGAGTCGTGGTTGGTGTGGTTGTGCTGA
- the LOC110961238 gene encoding uncharacterized protein LOC110961238 isoform X2, with amino-acid sequence MELKSRDMLSFLLLLLGHTVAAVALPDLNLECTNDFIDRMFCQLERPNCSEYNLTVQSNSDDDDKEHCAFQQCDSRQCCCSVKLMLIYGESHTATVWKGGHILESKIISVAQSIKPKAPEIVSVDESNGNVEVMWKTDYEGVFTESLTAEVTYYEKDSTEKRPETVRTATRNGLDFYQIPRGLLKPNTAYMVRVRTFTNWSDMFSDSSREWEFKTSAVSTSRNSLLLAIIISLSVAAVILTAAIYGCYVRVKTKWWDTFVEYPDPDLLNFNKQEVFQFLKPEPPIISSVSVEPLISDDSESWSKIPQTDTSSGSFQPSSGINTGSSCLSYAITERDDIISCVKEALCGDIPGISLISPTITSPLADLNKDSGLISSPISPCGADGNSSGLSCFDNKTYSIIIPPQIMADSSAVQKQDEIPCDSGYHPLCSISSGINTTTSCDVLSRAEARNQGSDKAVRGLTNGKSEEASICVKNPFTCVPAESHSFLAVDDDYQAFPNLVGQPDALFSRQRTTEQEESLTDIPKILSSTVAPGFKNNGQSGQHLSELQTPFLSLMSAGQSVPVMTDSSYQCV; translated from the exons ATGGAGTTAAAAAG CCGCGACATGTTgtctttcctcctccttctgctcGGACACACTGTGGCTGCGGTCGCTCTGCCTG ACTTAAATCTTGAGTGTACCAACGACTTTATCGATCGGATGTTTTGCCAACTGGAGCGACCAAACTGCTCTGAATACAATCTGACTGTACAGAGTAACAGCGACGATGA TGATAAGGAACATTGCGCTTTCCAGCAGTGTGACAGCCGACAGTGTTGCTGCTCTGTTAAACTCATGCTTATCTATGGGGAGAGTCACACAGCAACAGTCTGGAAAGGAGGCCACATCTTGGAGTCGAAAATCATCAGTGTCGCACAGAGCA TTAAGCCCAAAGCTCCAGAAATTGTCTCAGTGGATGAATCAAATGGGAATGTTGAGGTCATGTGGAAGACAGACTATGAGGGCGTGTTCACAGAGAGTCTGACTGCTGAAGTGACATACTATGAAAAAGACAGCACAGAAAAG AGACCAGAAACTGTCAGAACAGCGACTCGCAATGGACTGGATTTCTATCAAATACCTCGTGGGCTCCTGAAACCAAATACAGCATATATGGTCAGAGTGAGAACCTTCACAAACTGGAGTGACATGTtcagtgacagcagcagagagtgGGAATTCAAAACTAGTGCTGTCTCTA CTTCCCGGAATTCTCTGCTCTTGGCCATCATCATCTCCCTCAGTGTCGCTGCAGTCATCCTCACTGCTGCTATATATGGCTGTTATGTAAG GGTGAAAACCAAATGGTGGGACACATTTGTAGAATATCCAGATCCAGACCTTCTTAATTTTAACAAGCAAGAG GTGTTTCAGTTCTTGAAGCCGGAGCCTCCCATCATCTCCTCCGTCTCCGTTGAGCCTCTTATTTCAGACGACAGCGAGTCGTG GTCGAAGATTCCACAGACAGACACCAGCAGTGGGAGCTTTCAACCAAGCAGTGGAATCAACACAGGGTCCTCATGTCTCAGTTATGCTATCACAGAACGTGATGACATCATATCCTGTGTTAAGGAAGCCCTTTGCGGAGACATCCCCGGTATCAGCCTCATATCACCGACGATCACCAGTCCACTTGCAGACTTAAACAAAGACAGTGGTTTAATCTCCTCTCCTATTAGCCCATGTGGTGCTGACGGCAATAGTTCTGGGTTATCTTGCTTTGACAATAAAACCTATTCCATCATCATTCCACCTCAGATTATGGCGGACAGCTCTGCTGTCCAGAAGCAGGATGAAATACCTTGTGACTCTGGATACCATCCTTTGTGCTCCATCTCTAGTGGCATCAACACAACCACCTCTTGTGATGTTCTGTCCAGAGCTGAGGCTAGAAACCAGGGCTCTGATAAGGCGGTCAGGGGTCTGACAAATGGCAAGAGTGAAGAGGCCTCAATATGTGTCAAAAATCCCTTCACCTGTGTGCCGGCAGAATCACACAGTTTTCTTGCAGTGGATGATGACTACCAGGCATTTCCAAATCTCGTGGGGCAGCCTGATGCTTTGTTTTCCAGGCAAAGAACCACTGAGCAGGAAGAGTCACTCACTGACATCCCAAAAATCTTGTCAAGCACCGTTGCACCAGGTTTCAAGAACAATGGCCAGAGTGGCCAACATCTCTCTGAGCTCCAAACACCTTTTCTCTCCCTGATGTCTGCTGGACAGTCTGTGCCCGTAATGACAGACAGCAGCTATCAGTGTGTGTAA
- the LOC110961238 gene encoding uncharacterized protein LOC110961238 isoform X1 — protein sequence MELKSRDMLSFLLLLLGHTVAAVALPDLNLECTNDFIDRMFCQLERPNCSEYNLTVQSNSDDDDKEHCAFQQCDSRQCCCSVKLMLIYGESHTATVWKGGHILESKIISVAQSIKPKAPEIVSVDESNGNVEVMWKTDYEGVFTESLTAEVTYYEKDSTEKRPETVRTATRNGLDFYQIPRGLLKPNTAYMVRVRTFTNWSDMFSDSSREWEFKTSAVSTSRNSLLLAIIISLSVAAVILTAAIYGCYVRVKTKWWDTFVEYPDPDLLNFNKQEVFQFLKPEPPIISSVSVEPLISDDSESWSKIPQTDTSSGSFQPSSGISTGSSCLSYANTERDDIIARVKEALCGDIPGISLISPLTTSPLADLNKDSGLISSPISPCGADGNSSGLSCFDNKTYSIVNPCQIMLESSAVQKQDEIPCDSGYHSSENNMVNCPDQQVSGSLLPWQQDVILPPVVSSLVPTDMSYQPCNADSRSFSNAEDSSLCSVSSGINTTTSCDVLSRAEARNQGSDKAVRGLTNGKSEEASICDKNPFTCVPAESHSFLAVDDDYQAFPNLVGQPDALFSRQRTTEQEESLTDIPKILSSTVAPGFKNNGQSGQHLSELQTPFLSLMSAGQSVPVMTDSSYQCV from the exons ATGGAGTTAAAAAG CCGCGACATGTTgtctttcctcctccttctgctcGGACACACTGTGGCTGCGGTCGCTCTGCCTG ACTTAAATCTTGAGTGTACCAACGACTTTATCGATCGGATGTTTTGCCAACTGGAGCGACCAAACTGCTCTGAATACAATCTGACTGTACAGAGTAACAGCGACGATGA TGATAAGGAACATTGCGCTTTCCAGCAGTGTGACAGCCGACAGTGTTGCTGCTCTGTTAAACTCATGCTTATCTATGGGGAGAGTCACACAGCAACAGTCTGGAAAGGAGGCCACATCTTGGAGTCGAAAATCATCAGTGTCGCACAGAGCA TTAAGCCCAAAGCTCCAGAAATTGTCTCAGTGGATGAATCAAATGGGAATGTTGAGGTCATGTGGAAGACAGACTATGAGGGCGTGTTCACAGAGAGTCTGACTGCTGAAGTGACATACTATGAAAAAGACAGCACAGAAAAG AGACCAGAAACTGTCAGAACAGCGACTCGCAATGGACTGGATTTCTATCAAATACCTCGTGGGCTCCTGAAACCAAATACAGCATATATGGTCAGAGTGAGAACCTTCACAAACTGGAGTGACATGTtcagtgacagcagcagagagtgGGAATTCAAAACTAGTGCTGTCTCTA CTTCCCGGAATTCTCTGCTCTTGGCCATCATCATCTCCCTCAGTGTCGCTGCAGTCATCCTCACTGCTGCTATATATGGCTGTTATGTAAG GGTGAAAACCAAATGGTGGGACACATTTGTAGAATATCCAGATCCAGACCTTCTTAATTTTAACAAGCAAGAG GTGTTTCAGTTCTTGAAGCCGGAGCCTCCCATCATCTCCTCCGTCTCCGTTGAGCCTCTTATTTCAGACGACAGCGAGTCGTG GTCGAAGATTCCACAAACAGACACCAGCAGTGGGAGCTTTCAACCAAGCAGTGGAATCAGCACGGGGTCCTCATGTCTCAGTTATGCTAACACAGAACGTGATGACATCATAGCCCGTGTTAAGGAAGCCCTTTGCGGAGACATCCCTGGTATCAGCCTCATATCACCGTTGACCACCAGTCCACTTGCAGACTTAAACAAAGACAGTGGTTTAATCTCCTCTCCTATTAGCCCATGTGGTGCTGACGGCAATAGTTCTGGATTATCTTGCTTTGACAATAAAACCTATTCCATCGTCAATCCATGTCAGATTATGCTGGAAAGCTCTGCTGTCCAGAAGCAGGATGAAATACCTTGTGACTCTGGATACCATTCCAGTGAGAACAACATGGTAAACTGTCCTGACCAACAGGTGTCAGGCAGTCTGCTTCCTTGGCAACAGGATGTTATTTTACCACCTGTGGTTTCATCTCTGGTGCCAACAGACATGTCATATCAACCGTGCAATGCAGATTCTCGGAGTTTTTCAAATGCAGAAGACTCTAGCTTGTGCTCCGTCTCTAGTGGCATCAACACAACCACCTCTTGTGATGTTCTGTCCAGAGCTGAGGCTAGAAACCAGGGCTCTGATAAGGCGGTCAGGGGTCTGACAAATGGCAAGAGTGAAGAGGCCTcaatatgtgacaaaaatcCCTTCACCTGTGTGCCGGCAGAATCACACAGTTTTCTTGCAGTGGATGATGACTACCAGGCATTTCCAAATCTCGTGGGGCAACCTGATGCTTTGTTTTCCAGGCAAAGAACCACTGAGCAGGAAGAGTCACTCACTGACATCCCAAAAATCTTGTCAAGCACCGTTGCACCAGGTTTCAAGAACAATGGCCAGAGTGGCCAACATCTCTCTGAGCTCCAAACACCTTTTCTCTCCCTGATGTCTGCTGGACAGTCTGTGCCCGTAATGACAGACAGCAGCTATCAGTGTGTGTAA
- the LOC110961238 gene encoding uncharacterized protein LOC110961238 isoform X3 — protein MELKSRDMLSFLLLLLGHTVAAVALPDLNLECTNDFIDRMFCQLERPNCSEYNLTVQSNSDDDDKEHCAFQQCDSRQCCCSVKLMLIYGESHTATVWKGGHILESKIISVAQSIKPKAPEIVSVDESNGNVEVMWKTDYEGVFTESLTAEVTYYEKDSTEKRPETVRTATRNGLDFYQIPRGLLKPNTAYMVRVRTFTNWSDMFSDSSREWEFKTSAVSTSRNSLLLAIIISLSVAAVILTAAIYGCYVRVKTKWWDTFAEYPDPDLLNFNKQEPFQVLKPEPPIISSVSAEPLISDDSESWSKIPQTDTSSGSFQPSSGINTGSSCLSYAITERDDIISCVKEALCGDIPGISLISPTITSPLADLNKDSGLISSPISPCGADGNSSGLSCFDNKTYSIIIPPQIMADSSAVQKQDEIPCDSGYHPLCSISSGINTTTSCDVLSRAEARNQGSDKAVRGLTNGKSEEASICVKNPFTCVPAESHSFLAVDDDYQAFPNLVGQPDALFSRQRTTEQEESLTDIPKILSSTVAPGFKNNGQSGQHLSELQTPFLSLMSAGQSVPVMTDSSYQCV, from the exons ATGGAGTTAAAAAG CCGCGACATGTTgtctttcctcctccttctgctcGGACACACTGTGGCTGCGGTCGCTCTGCCTG ACTTAAATCTTGAGTGTACCAACGACTTTATCGATCGGATGTTTTGCCAACTGGAGCGACCAAACTGCTCTGAATACAATCTGACTGTACAGAGTAACAGCGACGATGA TGATAAGGAACATTGCGCTTTCCAGCAGTGTGACAGCCGACAGTGTTGCTGCTCTGTTAAACTCATGCTTATCTATGGGGAGAGTCACACAGCAACAGTCTGGAAAGGAGGCCACATCTTGGAGTCGAAAATCATCAGTGTCGCACAGAGCA TTAAGCCCAAAGCTCCAGAAATTGTCTCAGTGGATGAATCAAATGGGAATGTTGAGGTCATGTGGAAGACAGACTATGAGGGCGTGTTCACAGAGAGTCTGACTGCTGAAGTGACATACTATGAAAAAGACAGCACAGAAAAG AGACCAGAAACTGTCAGAACAGCGACTCGCAATGGACTGGATTTCTATCAAATACCTCGTGGGCTCCTGAAACCAAATACAGCATATATGGTCAGAGTGAGAACCTTCACAAACTGGAGTGACATGTtcagtgacagcagcagagagtgGGAATTCAAAACTAGTGCTGTCTCTA CTTCCCGGAATTCTCTGCTCTTGGCCATCATCATCTCCCTCAGTGTCGCTGCAGTCATCCTCACTGCTGCTATATATGGCTGTTATGTAAG GGTGAAAACCAAATGGTGGGACACATTTGCAGAATATCCAGATCCAGACCTTCTTAATTTTAACAAGCAAGAG CCGTTTCAGGTCTTGAAGCCGGAGCCTCCCATCATCTCCTCCGTCTCCGCTGAGCCTCTTATTTCAGACGACAGCGAGTCGTG GTCGAAGATTCCACAGACAGACACCAGCAGTGGGAGCTTTCAACCAAGCAGTGGAATCAACACAGGGTCCTCATGTCTCAGTTATGCTATCACAGAACGTGATGACATCATATCCTGTGTTAAGGAAGCCCTTTGCGGAGACATCCCCGGTATCAGCCTCATATCACCGACGATCACCAGTCCACTTGCAGACTTAAACAAAGACAGTGGTTTAATCTCCTCTCCTATTAGCCCATGTGGTGCTGACGGCAATAGTTCTGGGTTATCTTGCTTTGACAATAAAACCTATTCCATCATCATTCCACCTCAGATTATGGCGGACAGCTCTGCTGTCCAGAAGCAGGATGAAATACCTTGTGACTCTGGATACCATCCTTTGTGCTCCATCTCTAGTGGCATCAACACAACCACCTCTTGTGATGTTCTGTCCAGAGCTGAGGCTAGAAACCAGGGCTCTGATAAGGCGGTCAGGGGTCTGACAAATGGCAAGAGTGAAGAGGCCTCAATATGTGTCAAAAATCCCTTCACCTGTGTGCCGGCAGAATCACACAGTTTTCTTGCAGTGGATGATGACTACCAGGCATTTCCAAATCTCGTGGGGCAGCCTGATGCTTTGTTTTCCAGGCAAAGAACCACTGAGCAGGAAGAGTCACTCACTGACATCCCAAAAATCTTGTCAAGCACCGTTGCACCAGGTTTCAAGAACAATGGCCAGAGTGGCCAACATCTCTCTGAGCTCCAAACACCTTTTCTCTCCCTGATGTCTGCTGGACAGTCTGTGCCCGTAATGACAGACAGCAGCTATCAGTGTGTGTAA